A genome region from Pseudorca crassidens isolate mPseCra1 chromosome 20, mPseCra1.hap1, whole genome shotgun sequence includes the following:
- the LOC137215419 gene encoding LOW QUALITY PROTEIN: large ribosomal subunit protein eL36-like (The sequence of the model RefSeq protein was modified relative to this genomic sequence to represent the inferred CDS: substituted 3 bases at 3 genomic stop codons): MKTLPQKPLRNKATALYYPMAMGLNKGHKVTKNISKLRHSHCHGRLTKHTKSLRDMIXEVXGFASXRQSIWDMLKFSKDTQALKFIKTRVGTHSHAKRQENLSDVLVAKRKAAAKD; the protein is encoded by the coding sequence atgaAGACTCTGCCTCAGAAGCCATTAAGGAACAAAGCCACAGCTCTGTACTACCCCATGGCCATGGGCCTCAACAAGGGCCACAAAGTGACCAAGAACATAAGCAAGCTGAGGCACAGCCACTGCCATGGACGCCTCACCAAGCACACCAAGTCCCTAAGGGACATGATCTGAGAAGTATGAGGCTTTGCCTCATAAAGGCAGAGCATCTGGGACATGCTCAAGTTCTCCAAGGACACACAGGCCCTCAAGTTCATCAAGACAAGAGTGGGGACACACAGCCATGCCAAGAGGCAAGAGAACCTGAGTGATGTCCTGGTTGCCAAGAGGAAAGCCGCTGCCAAGGACtga